In the genome of Ensifer sp. WSM1721, the window GTTTGCGCGGCATTGCGGATGGCTTCGATCACGGCCTCCGCATTTTCATCCGCCAGCACCACCTCGACCTTCACCTTCGGCAGGAAGTCGACGACGTACTCGGCGCCCCTGTAGAGCTCGGTGTGTCCCTTCTGCCGCCCGAAGCCCTTCGCTTCCGTGACGGTTATGCCCTGCAGGCCGACCTCTTGAAGAGCTTCCTTCACTTCGTCGAGCTTGAAGGGTTTTATGATCGCTTCGATCTTTTTCATGAGAAAATGTCTCTCCGCTTCTCCCTTTAAAGCAGGTCGCGCCCGCTCGCCCTCCAATATGCATGTAGTGTGCCAATTTTATAGGGGAATGACGCGCTCATTGCGAAATTTCGCGGCACGAAGCGATGGGGTATCCGGCCCGCCTCGCTGTGCGGCCGCATTCTGCCTATTTTTTAAGAAGTCCCATTCCCTTAAGTGAATAATCTTGGCGCAATGCGCCGCGACTCGCGCTCAGTGCGTGATATTTGAGCAACATTTACGTGCAAATGCACATTTGTTGTTCATTTCGCGTATCTCTCGCTCGCCCTTGTCTTGTGGTCCAGACCGCGCTTAGATCGCCTCCATGCGTGACGGTTTCCAAGACATTCTCGTGACACCGGCCGAGATGGCAGCCATCGACCAGGACGCTGCGCGTTCGGGCATCGACAGCTTTTCGCTCATGCGCTCGGCAGGGATGGCCGTCTCGGCCGCCGCCTTGCGGCTCTTCCCGGCAGCGCGTCGTTTCGCCGTCCTTTGCGGGCCCGGCAACAATGGCGGCGATGGCTATGTGGCCGCGGCCGCCCTGGCGCGATGCGGCGCCAATGTCGCCGTCTTCGCGCTCGGCGATCCGGCGATGTTGAAGGGCGATGCGGCGCGCGCCCGTGACGCCTGCGCGCTCGAGATACGTGCCATCGCGGCCTATGAGCCGCAGTCGGGGGATGTCGTCGTTGACGCGCTCTTTGGAGCAGGGCTCTCGCGTGATTTGCCGGATGACGCACGCACAATCATCGAGCGCGTGAATGAAAGCAGCCTGCCGGTTCTTGCGGTCGACCTGCCTTCGGGAATTGACGGACATAGCGGAGAAGTGAGGGGCGCAAGCTTCATCGCCGCCCACACGGTGACGTTCATGGCGGCCAAACCCGGCCATCTGCTGATGCCGGGCCGCGCCCGTACCGGTACGTTGGAAGTGTTCGATATCGGTATTCCGGCGCGGCTCGTTGCGGCGCGATCCGGTGATTTGCGCGTCAATACGCCCGCGATCTGGAAACATCACGCTGCGTCCCTCGATCCGGGGACTCACAAATACAAGCGAGGCCATCTCGCCGTCTTTTCAGGCGGACAGATGTCGACTGGCGCTACACGCCTTTCGGCGGCGGCGGGCCTTCGTGCCGGTGCGGGCTTGGTAACGCTCGCCTCTCCGCCGGATGCGCTCGCGGTCAACGCCTCACACTTGACGGCGGTGATGCTCAAGGAAATCAGGAATGCCGCCGATCTCGCCGACTGGCTCAAGGACAAGCGGCTGAATGCCTTCGTGCTCGGGCCCGGTTTCGGCGTCGGTAAGAAGGCGAGGGACTTTGCCTTGATGCTGTGCGATCGCGCACTGGTGCTCGATGCGGATGGAATGACTTCGTTCCAACAGGGAAGGGAGGAACTCTTCGAGCGCATAGCAGCAGGCGGCGAGATAGTGATGACGCCGCATGAGGGGGAATTTGCCCGGCTCTTTCCGGAAATTGCCACGGACGACGCGCTGTCCAAGATCGAAAAGGCGCAGGCCGCTGCGAAACTGAGCCATGCAGTGATCGTCTACAAGGGGCCGGATACGGTGATTGCCGCCCCTTCTGGCCGTGCCGTCGTCAACGCCAACGCACCGCCCTGGCTCGCGACCGCGGGATCGGGCGACGTGCTTGCCGGCATCATCGGCGCGCATCTGGCGCAGGGCATGCCTGCCTTCGAGGCGGCGGCCGCCGCCGTCTGGCGCCATGGCGAGACGGCCATTCGCGCCGGCCGCACCGCCACGGCCGAGATGCTCGTCGAAAACATACCGCCGCTTCCGTGATAGCAGCCGCGCGGGTGACCCGAAAAGGCGCGCCGGCTTGAAAGGACGCAATTCCGAACGGAAAACCGTTACACACTTTTCCTGGAACTGCGTTAGCCCCGCGTACCCTTGGCGATCGGCTCCTGATAGGTAAAGCCCATGTCCCAAGGGAAATAGATCCAGGTGTCCTGGCTCACCTCGGTGACGAAGGTGTCGACAAGCGGGCGGCCCTTGGGCTTTGCGTAGACGGCGGCGAAATGGGCCTTCGGCAGCATCGCGCGGACTTCCGAGGCGGTCTTGCCGGTGTCGGTCAAGTCGTCGACGATCAGCACGCCTTCGCCCCCGTCCTTGGCTATCTCCGGGGAGATGCCCTTCAGCACCCTCATCTGACCCTGCGTGTCGTAGTCATGATAGGAGGCGATGCAGACGGTTTCGATCATCCGGATATTGAGTTCCCGGCAGACGATGGCAGCCGGTACGAGGCCGCCGCGCGTGATGCAAACCATTGCGCGCCATTCCTGCCCATTGTCCGCCAGCCGCCAGGCGAGCGCACGCGCGTCGCGGTGAAACTGATCCCAGGAGACGGGAAAGGCTTTCTCGGGAAGGGACATATGCGAGGCTCCGGCTTCTCATTCAACGTCGATGCGGAAGCGCTGCCGTGGATCGACGTGTCAGGCGAAGCGCTTCCATGATTTGCACCATGCAATACTGGCAATGAAGCCAGGAGTGCAAGGGGTCGCTCGCATGGGCGCGAGGGCGTCTCCCATGGTTTCTCGACCCGCAGCCGAACTGCGAGCGATACATTCCCGGCACGCCCGGAACGAACTGTGGCGTGGGGTCCTAAGTGTTCTGCCGCGACCGGGAGATCGCCTCGATCATCGCCGCCACGTCGGCCTCGGCGGCAGCAAGTACGGCAGCGTCGCGCGCCCGGATGACGATGTCCGTCGAGAAGCTCTTGCCATCGAATTTCGGATAGGACCCGATGCTCGTGTGCGGATGATTCTTCTGCACTTCCGCCAGAGGCGCACCGATGTCGCCCTCGCCATAGGGTGAGCGAACTGTGCGGGAGAGAACGGGCGTGCCGGTTGCAAGGTTTGGCAGCAGGCCGTCGAGCATCGCCTGAAACACTTGCGGCACACCGGCCATGACATAGACGTTGTCGATCGCAAAGCCGGGCGCCGTCGATACGGGATTCGGAATATGCCTGGCGCCGATCGGCATCCGCGCCATCCGCTTGCGGGCATCGGTAAACTCCATGCCACGGCGCGCATACATGGCGCCAAGCAGGTCCATCGCCTTCGGATCATGGATGCACTCAACACCGAAAGCCTTCGAGATAGCGTCGGCGGTGATATCGTCATGCGTCGGACCGATGCCGCCGGAGGTGAAGACGTGGTCGTAGCGCCTACGGAGCGCATTGACCGCTTCCACGATTGCCTGTTCCTCGTCGGCTACGATGCGAACCTCGCGCAGATCAATGCCGACCATGGTCAACATATCCGCGAGATGGCCGATGTTCTTGTCCTTGGTGCGGCCGGAAAGGAGTTCGTCGCCGATGGCGAGCATGGCGGCGGTGACGATCGTGGCGCTGGTCATTGGTACTCCGGACGTGGCTCGAACCGCTCTGCACGGTCCGGTGGCGAATGGCTGAACAGGTGACGGCCGCCCTGTTCCGGCGGTGAACTCACCGCATCGGCGAGGGGGCGCTCAAAACTGTCCCATCGTCGCTATTTTGTGGTAACATCGCGCCGTCCGGCATGCAAATGCCATAGGCAAAAAGGAGTAGAAGGGGCTGGTCGGCGACAGCCCGGCGGGGCAGGACGTGGCCTTGAAAATCCATGGGAGTGAAGAATGGTGCGGATCACTTATTCGATCGTTCCACACGACGGAGGCTGGGCCTACAGGGCCGCCGACGTGTACTCAGAGCCCTTTCCTAGTCGTGAGATGGCGCTAGCGGCTGCAAAGATTGCAGCGGCCGAACAACAGGTCGGCGGCGACGATGAGGAAATCAGCTTCCAGGATGAAAGGGGAGTCTGGCATTTTGAACACGCCGATGGGGGAGATCGACCTGAAGCAACCGTCGAGGATGGCTAAAGAAGTGTGTTGAAGGGCAGTGCCTGCGGGCAGGGTTCGCCCTTGCCGTCCACGTACGCGGCGATTTAACGCGACGGAGGATTTCCATGCATTACAGCGTTCAGATCTTCACCTGGACCCCTCGGGAAGGCGTGCATCAGGTGGGATCGGTAATCGAAGTCGATGCACCCAATCCCAAGGCCGCGGCAGTATCCCTGCTCGGGCTGCGGCTTGACGACAAGGGTAAGTCGTCAAAACTTGCAGTCAGGGTCTGGCGAGGCGAAGACGCCAATAAGGCCGACTGCGATTGTTTCTACTATCATTGAGGCGAACATTTAGAGCGACGGCTGAGCGATTTGCCTGATCGGTCTCCGCTCAGGTGCGTGTGCAATGCGGCCAGATGATCTGCATCAATCGGCGGCCCTTGCCAGCGCTCTTCTCTGCGCGTGGGAACGGCTTATCAAAGAGTGACCTGTCCGCAGGAGCAGCCGTTCATCACGCGTACCCGCCTGATATTCCTCGATCAGCATCCTGCCATATCGCTGTGCCTGGGCGCTCTCGCGAGGCCATCGGTATTCGCGGCACAGCCGGTCGAATACGCGCTGAAGCGCGTCGAGGTCTTCCGGAAGCAGAGGCACGGTGCTGGATGCTTGCAGTGGGCGCACGCCGGTATCCCCCCAGTTATCGAAGCGAGGACATTTTGAGGCGGCTTACCTTGCCAGCAATGCGCGACAATTGAACCCCTGCCGAATCAGGGGTTGCATGAAATTTAAGGTCCTCTCCGTGCACAGCCGCAGGGGAACCTTCGGAAATGTCCGGGGTTGAACGACTGAGAACAGGAAAGGATCGCGAATATGAGCAACCCCAAATACGACGATCTTACCGACCAGCCGATGCCATCTCCGACGTGGAAGCCGGAGCCCAGGGAAATGGATGTGGATCCCCAACCCCTTCCGGATCAGGCAGCGGAGTCCGGCACCGAGCACGCCGACCAACCGCCTGCCAGGAGCGGCATGTCCGAGCGCAGAGAGAAGCCGACGGAGGGAGCCCCTGAGAATAACCCGGTTCATCACACCGGTCGTGTTCCGCCAAAGGTGACCGACGATGAGCCTTGATCCTTCGCTTCATAGCTCCCCCCGAAGCGCCTCGGCGACGTTAGGACTTTTGGCCGTGCCGCGTCGGACTAAGGTCCTATACATCTGACATGATGACACCCTAGTTTTTTGGGAGCCGCGGTAACACACCCACAAGAACCTAATTGTTTCAAGCCAATTTAGAGCAGGGCCCGCCCGATGTTGTGGTGGGCTCTGCTTGAGGCCTGGGAAGCGTTTGCTTCACGGGTCGGAAACGGCCAACACCGGCAATCCCTTTGGCTGAAACGGCGGCTGAAACGGCAGGCCAGCGCAATTCCGCGCGGCCGGAACGACGCGCAGGACTTGCCCCCGACATTGGAGCCCCCTCTAATTGGCTGGACCCGAAAGAGGAGGGATGATTCATGTTCTACGCAATCTTGGCCTATCACGAGGAAGAAGTGGTCGAATCCTGGACCAAAGAGGAGGATGCCGCTCTGATGACTGAACTGCTCCAAGTCAATGACCGTCTTGTCCGGGAAAAGCGTTTGGGGCCGGCCGCGCGGCTTGGCTCGACGCAGGATGCCGTGACCTTGCGCGGCGCTGGTGCAGGCATGGTCATCGACGGTCCGTTTGCCGAGACCAAGGAGCAGTTGCTCGGTTTCTACGTTGTGGATTGCCCAACGATCGAGGCAGCAACAGCGATCGCGCGCGACCTCCGGCGCGCCAATCCGAGCGCGGTCTATGAAATCCGGCCGATTGTGCTCTATCTCCCCGGCGCGCCCCTGGAGGCCTCGGACGAGAAATAGCGAGCTTTCACACATCATGTTCGCAAAATTGCAGCGCCCGTGCGGGGGAAGCACGGGCACTGCCTGCCACAGGTTGGGGGGACCTGCATGCCGCTCGGGGAGAGCGACACATAGTAAATCACGTAATGCTAATATTGTTCCGTGACGGCAGCCCTGACGGACTGCCCGTTTTCCATTCGGGCCGATGCTCGAAACAAAACCAGTTCGGCTCGGCCCCGCCGCTATCGAAGCCGAAGGCGCCCCACTTCTTGCAGCCGGGATGCTCGCAGTAGTGGACGTAAGGGATCGGGTCTTTGTGGGGTACTGCGCCTCTTTCGTCGCTCATCATGCGCTCCCTACCGTCGCCGATCCACGCGGTCACGGGTGAAACCGTGGGTGTACGCACTGCAAACCCTTTTTAAAGTGGCCGCCACTTCGTAGGTAGATGTTCTTATTATGTTCGAATTTCGCTGGGACTCAATGCAGCATTCTCGGGTCGGGGCGGGAGGGCGTGGTGCCTCTTTCCGGCTGTGCGTTTAAGCGCATTTCCATCACATATTCTTCAGTC includes:
- a CDS encoding bifunctional ADP-dependent NAD(P)H-hydrate dehydratase/NAD(P)H-hydrate epimerase; its protein translation is MRDGFQDILVTPAEMAAIDQDAARSGIDSFSLMRSAGMAVSAAALRLFPAARRFAVLCGPGNNGGDGYVAAAALARCGANVAVFALGDPAMLKGDAARARDACALEIRAIAAYEPQSGDVVVDALFGAGLSRDLPDDARTIIERVNESSLPVLAVDLPSGIDGHSGEVRGASFIAAHTVTFMAAKPGHLLMPGRARTGTLEVFDIGIPARLVAARSGDLRVNTPAIWKHHAASLDPGTHKYKRGHLAVFSGGQMSTGATRLSAAAGLRAGAGLVTLASPPDALAVNASHLTAVMLKEIRNAADLADWLKDKRLNAFVLGPGFGVGKKARDFALMLCDRALVLDADGMTSFQQGREELFERIAAGGEIVMTPHEGEFARLFPEIATDDALSKIEKAQAAAKLSHAVIVYKGPDTVIAAPSGRAVVNANAPPWLATAGSGDVLAGIIGAHLAQGMPAFEAAAAAVWRHGETAIRAGRTATAEMLVENIPPLP
- a CDS encoding P-II family nitrogen regulator, translating into MKKIEAIIKPFKLDEVKEALQEVGLQGITVTEAKGFGRQKGHTELYRGAEYVVDFLPKVKVEVVLADENAEAVIEAIRNAAQTGRIGDGKIFVSNVEEVIRIRTGETGLDAI
- the gpt gene encoding xanthine phosphoribosyltransferase, producing the protein MSLPEKAFPVSWDQFHRDARALAWRLADNGQEWRAMVCITRGGLVPAAIVCRELNIRMIETVCIASYHDYDTQGQMRVLKGISPEIAKDGGEGVLIVDDLTDTGKTASEVRAMLPKAHFAAVYAKPKGRPLVDTFVTEVSQDTWIYFPWDMGFTYQEPIAKGTRG
- a CDS encoding YciI family protein; the protein is MFYAILAYHEEEVVESWTKEEDAALMTELLQVNDRLVREKRLGPAARLGSTQDAVTLRGAGAGMVIDGPFAETKEQLLGFYVVDCPTIEAATAIARDLRRANPSAVYEIRPIVLYLPGAPLEASDEK
- a CDS encoding DUF2188 domain-containing protein, with the protein product MVRITYSIVPHDGGWAYRAADVYSEPFPSREMALAAAKIAAAEQQVGGDDEEISFQDERGVWHFEHADGGDRPEATVEDG
- a CDS encoding competence/damage-inducible protein A, which gives rise to MTSATIVTAAMLAIGDELLSGRTKDKNIGHLADMLTMVGIDLREVRIVADEEQAIVEAVNALRRRYDHVFTSGGIGPTHDDITADAISKAFGVECIHDPKAMDLLGAMYARRGMEFTDARKRMARMPIGARHIPNPVSTAPGFAIDNVYVMAGVPQVFQAMLDGLLPNLATGTPVLSRTVRSPYGEGDIGAPLAEVQKNHPHTSIGSYPKFDGKSFSTDIVIRARDAAVLAAAEADVAAMIEAISRSRQNT